TGAAAAAAGGCCCTGACCGCCATGTAACGGTCAGGGCCTTTAAAAACTATTTTACAGATTCAGCACCCTTAATAAGAGCACTTTCGTTCAATGGAACAAGATGAGCTTTGGTAGGTCCGAAAACCTTCTTGAAAGCTTCAATGACAGTTTCGCTCTTGACCGTCTTTGTGATTTCAAGATACGCTCCAAGCATTACCATGTTGGCAGCCTTGCCTGTTCCCAAAGAAACGGCAATTTCGTTGGCCGGAATATAGTAAACTTTGACATCATCCCTTGTGGCTTTTCTGTCAATCAAAGAACTATTAATGAAAAGTTTTCCGCCCGGTGCCAATTCTTCTTCGAATTTAATCAATGAAGGAAGGTTCATGGCTATTACAGTAGTGGCGTCTTTCTCAATGATAGGTGATCCAATCAATGTGTCGGATACCATTACTGCGCAGTTTGCTGTTCCACCACGCATTTCGGGTCCATATGAAGGCAACCACGAAACCTGCTTTTCTTCAATCATTCCGGCATAAGTCAAAAGTTTTCCCATTGACATAACGCCCTGACCTCCAAATCCTGCACAAATTACTTTCTCATTCAACATATTATTCCACCTCCCATGGATTTCTCATGTTACCCAATGGGTAAT
This is a stretch of genomic DNA from Peptostreptococcaceae bacterium. It encodes these proteins:
- a CDS encoding 2-oxoacid:acceptor oxidoreductase family protein, whose protein sequence is MLNEKVICAGFGGQGVMSMGKLLTYAGMIEEKQVSWLPSYGPEMRGGTANCAVMVSDTLIGSPIIEKDATTVIAMNLPSLIKFEEELAPGGKLFINSSLIDRKATRDDVKVYYIPANEIAVSLGTGKAANMVMLGAYLEITKTVKSETVIEAFKKVFGPTKAHLVPLNESALIKGAESVK